Part of the Lolium rigidum isolate FL_2022 chromosome 6, APGP_CSIRO_Lrig_0.1, whole genome shotgun sequence genome, CTTGTGTGGGTTTGTGGTATGATGTGGACTTTATCACTCAAGTCTATTTGCTTCGGACCCTCCACAATCATACAATCAGAAGTAGACGCATTTCttcattggtaggtttattgtatAGTGGCTTTCCTTTTATCTTATTCAATTCGGAATCCACCAGTACAACGATTAATTTTTAGCGAAATTCTTTCATATCCTTCTACAAAATATAATATTTAAAAACATCTCCTTaagacggaaattcaattcggctcccgggtgcgtatgctccctctaccaacaaaacatatttcgcagtgtggaaaaattttgacaaaaaattctacatgtacatctccataatatatgtgtatgcatcaagtttcacgaaaatataatattttttgtggcctatgtaaaaaagagaaaacttatcctgtgaaaagcattgttttcagcactgaattttgtcttttttacacacgtcacatgataagttaattttttatgaaacgactttgtgagcgcgtagcacatgaagatgtacgtgcacattttttatttcaatttttttgaaatttaaaatatatgtaagatgcatttcaaaatatagggagcatatgctcccatgttccaaaacatcgctCCCTCCTTAAGACAACTATTGAAAATGTAGGCGGTTACTAATGTTGTCCTAAAAAATAATAACACACCTGAGTGAACTGATCAGACAACACATCACCTGTCCAATATTCCATATAATTAAGCATGAATAACCCGCACGATGCGCTACAAGATTATTAGACACCAATTTAGTAATTCATTTGGACATGCATAAAATTTATTGTACCAATGCGCTATTGGTACACGTATAAATCCATCCATCTAAAAAAGAGAGGTCAACATACCCATCAGTTTGCATACGTCCACCTGTCACCTTTGTCAAAATCTTTCATTTGGAATGCGATTTTCAAATGCTTCTCAAGTCCCTGCAACTTTTATATAAGACAAAAGGTATTAGATATTGAGGCAAACACAATAACACTGATGTCACTCCGCCCCATTGAATCACCAAGTGAGTCCAATATTTGTATCACACGTTTTTTTTTGCATTTACGACGAGTAAATACCAGTGCGTCTTACTTATATTTATAGGAAATAAGGcctgaattaaatattgtataAGACTAAGAAACACACATATTCAAAACACATGAATGAGATCTATAGGCATTGAGTTAATTCTTACCATGTCATGCTTTAGATAAAGATGCACCCGTTTCATGGCACGGTGATGTTCTGATTTTTTCAGTACGGCAGCTGCGAATGTGGTATAGAGATATACCTTTCCACCCGGTCTCTCCCGCAGATGATTGCATGCGCTTATACAATAAATATATGCATTTATAACCTATAATCGaacaaataaaatatattttaagtTCAAGACAATTTTAGATAATGTGTAAGTTGTGGTATCTGTGTTGTTGACTTACGTCGCCTGGCAAGAATCCATCATCACGTGTAAGACATCTCAAGTCGTCATTAGATAATAACCGATATCGACGAACTTAGTATTTTTAGGCGCAGACATGATTGATTCAATAATAGCAAAATCTTCACTGGTGTACGTCTGCCATGATATATAAGTTCGGTAAAAATAATCAAGCATAAAGGAAATGAGGACAACCAGAACGGAACTAAGTACCTTCAGGTATAACATGTGTGTTTGCTTTCTTGGGCTTATTATGCCGTGAATGCACCTCCTTTGACAGTTCAAAAGCCTGTGAAGTCTCTTCCAAAAGCATCGTGTTGGGCTCTATGACGGTACCTTGTTCTGGAACACTGATGACATCCATATCTGTATTGTTCATGACCTGCAAAAGTGAAACATTTTTATGTGCAAAATTTATGGAAACAAAATAAAACTTAAAACATTGGCATATGGAAACATGCGTAGAAAATAAAGACAATCACCTTATTCGGTTGTTTAATAGTCGATGAGTTTTCTGTCTCTTGTACCAACATTGCATCTGTCCCTATGGCGGtgtgtgacaaggtattaacttgtcaatgcctacgagttgtagactagggtttcgttggatgtagagggcaagtagatctcgaaggtttcagccgaaaagtactcgacgatgtaaaagctagggtttgtgagacaatgattcgatcctttctttgtccctcgactcccccttatataggaggcggagccgagggattcgtgatacacaagtttacagagtccgggagggtttctaactcgtcccgcaagattacaaataatgcttcctattacaactctagctttccttaatagtatcttgggcttccgaatcttcttatccttcgggtcgtgggctttcagtcaaccccgggtaccttcttcggcaggcccattggggatgcctatgtcagtggcccccgagattttgcttgaatcgcagagtcagggaaaatctccaactttatatttgtTAAATAGCTCTGAACTTTATCATATATCTTTGGATATGAAAttatatattgcacagggataatggtggttggggctagttcatctgacggatcaggtactagttaactgctctagtggcaatccgcaaaaacctacttcaagatcacgtccctggacatgatcccgggatacttggtgtaaacttcgacgggtgccgcttaaggtcttaccattctgtcgagtcccagtcatattttatcgggtacctaacgcgtccgttaggatttttcttcgtatctgttgatacggaaaaaagtagcaaaccgacgtcagagacggcgccacgccgctcagaacggatctggggtcttaccttcgcaaatttttacggcattcagagattattcgctattttggcgctctgagaatatattgtcgagtgctttttcggctgctggaatagcacattttattgagtcaacggatgacttattttgccttcccgatgggagtatatgtagagttattttgtataactcgaaatatactcacttcttctttctttctttttcctctttctcttttctctttctctttttttttataatttcatcgggcacgcgaacagcgttctcgatgggagtagcccccgaggctacagccaaggactagtgcttggttgtaggctcaacactctaATTCCTCATGTCGctattctttctcgaacttttatatctatcgggtgcgcgaacagcgctcccgatgggagtagcccccgaggctatgaacaaatgtttACATTTGatgcataggctctcgccatttctattttgccataatatactttttcctttttccaaagtagcccccgagcatttggacaaaaacttgtatttgatcaaaggctctcgaaataatcaacaatcttctgctgtcgctatTCTTACGAACCTTcgtagccgagattttctcttgccaaggtgacatcattgctgacaatagccacgatcactttatcgggaaaacgcgagaacgtcTCTCCCTCTGTCTCGTGGGCCCAAATTTTTACcaggttgacacgtcgtgcaaatgggggacacacgttctccactttccctggcgcacgcactgtagcgcccgTTCGTTCCCTTCTCAGTGAATTTGcgattttaccccttgtccacgtgtcacCATCTATCCCAaattttctccatccaacggcgcaTCGATTCACCACACCTCTATTTaagatcatcgtcttcctccttagatactttcgctcgcgcctctcctctgctctcctctgccaaaattCTCCCTCACGCCCCACAGTTCCTGAGCTCAACTACACTTCGCACTTTGCtccggcgccattgttgatgcctccacgcagactcaccaggcacaacacGCCCGAGTCTAAGATGGCGACCGAAGATCTGGGGAatacggagtgggagagatccaaaatctcccctcaagacattgatgcgtgcagtcaacacgtccgttgagaaccccaagaggaaggtgtgatacgcacaatagcaagttttccctcagaaagaaaccaaggtttatcgaaccaggaggagccaagaagcacgttgaaggttgatggcggaggagtgtagtgcggcgcaacaccagggattccggcgccaacgtggaacctgcacaacacaatcacagaactttgccccaacgtaacagtgaggttgtcaatctcaccggcttgatgtaaacaaaggattagatgtatagtgtggatgatgatggttgtttgcgaagaacagtaaagaacaattgcagtagattgatgtaaagaataggaccggggtccacagatcactagtggtgtctctcccataagatagcagatgttgggtgaacaaattacagttgggcaattgacaaataaagaaggcataacaatgcacatacatatatcatgatgagtactatgagatttaatcagggcattacgacaaagtacatagaccgatatccagcatgcatctatgcctaaaaagtccaccttcaaggttatcatccgaaccccctccgagtattaagttgtaaacaacgagacaattgcattaagtatggtgcgtaatgtaatcaacacaaatatccttagacaaagcatcgatgttttatccctagtggcaacagcacatccacaaccttagaactttctcgtcactgtcccagattcaatggaggcatgaacccactatcgagcataaatactccctcttggagtcacaagtatcaacttggccgagcctctactagcaacggagagcatgcaagaacataaataacatatatgatagattgataatcaacttgacatagtattcaatattcatcggatcccaacaaacacaacatgaaggattacagatagatgatcttgatcatgataggcagctcacaagatctaacatgatagcacaatgaggagaagacaaccatctagctactgttatggacccatagtccaggggtgaactactcacacatcgatccggaggcgatcatggcgatgaagagacctccgggagatgattcccctctccggcagggtgccggaggcgatctctgaatccccgagatgggattggcggcggcggcgtctctggaaggttttccgtatcgtggctctcggtactgggggtttcgcgacgaaggctttaagtaggcggaagggcaggtcaggaggcgtcacgagggacccacacaatagggccgcgcggccagggcctgggccgcgccgccctggcgtgtcgtcgcctcgtggccccacttcgtttactcctcggacttctggaagcttcgtgcaaaaataggaccctgggcgttgattttgtccaattccgagaatatttccttactaggatttctgaaaccaaaaacagcagaaaacaacaactggctcttcggcatctcgtcaataggttagtgccggaaaatgcataaatatgacatataatgtgtataaaacatgtgagtatcatcataaaagtagcatggaacataagaaattatagatacgtttgggacgtatctgaCATCAACctactgaagaaactggggatcagcaagaaggaaggcgcgcttcgcttccccagcgaagaaagctacccaatccctccaatggagtatcgggtcagtttcgtcgaccacctcatccgtggtctttccgcccccattcacaatttcttacgggggttgctttttatGTACGGACTGCAActgcaccatcttactcccaactccatcctccatatctcaatcttcatcacgctttgcgaagctttccttggagtccagcctaactgggctctatggaaacgcattttcctctgtcgccgtaatggctctcccaatgtttcctacaacattggcggcgttgtcatctgcgtccgccctgacgtcgagtagtttgacgtcaaattccctaacTCAGtataagggtggcgcaaaaagtggttgtacattcatgaggagaatcatggctctgttgaagacaacatccctccttttgatggtaccgagaaaatctgtcgccgtcgttcctgggatgcagaggctaccgacgaagaaaaagcggcgacagaagccttgatgacacgcatccaccaactccaaaatacccgaggacaagaactgtcgggtatccaaatcacggcgaaTTTCCTTATGATTAGAGTgcaacctctgcaagctcgcaaaagtcccctctggaagtatgctggcgataaagatgtggatcgcttgtcggtggatttgccggtcaaggatttagaaaaacttgtccgaaaaatctcctccctcaacaagaaagatcatgtcccctcgtcttgtcgcgtaaagccgtatagcgccaccaacgcgctccctgaggtaatttttgtatgaactatttttctcgagtacgtatttttgttgacatcttttgcataacttttttgtcgacattcttctttttGTAGAACCANNNNNNNNNNNNNNNNNNNNNNNNNNNNNNNNNNNNNNNNNNNNNNNNNNNNNNNNNNNNNNNNNNNNNNNNNNNNNNNNNNNNNNNNNNNNNNNNNNNNGGGAGGTGATATACACCGATCTGGTCGGCACGGAAACAGTTGCCGCACACCCCCTCCACCTTCTTTCGGTAGTtcgtgggcttggcccattaaATTTGCCGAATCGTTTTCCCTAAACGGACCGCAGCCTAACATCAGGTAatcccttttttctttttcgtttttatttgtacatttctgaatttgaacaaattttatatttgaacaatttttaaatctgaacgattttcatattataacaattttcgaatttgaacaaatttcatatttgaataaATTTCGAAtgtgaacgattttcatatttaaacaatttttgaatttgaacagttttcataTTGAACCATTTTAGTAATTCtccaatttaaacatttttcgaatttaaacatttttagaaTATAGACTGTTTCAATTTGAACAAaaggaaaaataaacagaaagaaaaagaaaataaaacagaaaacggaaaaacgaaaaaaagaaaaaagagaaaacgaAGGCGAAATCGAAAAAACgctaaatgggccaggcccaatacccgaccaggggtgtgcggcaacccgcatcggcgccgacctggtcggtgtacagGACTGGGGGGTGctgtacgccgacctggtcggtgcggaccaggcgccgcacaccccccaggcgggttgctgggccggcccaacatttccactctttcttttttttgtttcttttgcttttttgttttttctgttcaattttctttttacgttttttaaaagctgattctttttagacctgattttaaaaattattttagtttttctgaaatttaaatatttttaaaatttgaacattttttagattggaacaaattttaaattggaacaaattttaatattgaacaaaaaaattcaaaatttattattttttatatatgaacaaatttcgaatttgaacaattttttatttgaacaatttttttatttgaacaattttcgtatttgaacaattttttatttgaacaattttcgtatttgaacaattttttatttgaacaattttcgaatttgaattttcTCGAATATTTGAGATAAAACATTTTACATTTAACTatatattttaatttaaaaaattaaatcttaagaacgaaaaaaacagaaaagaaaaataaacagaaaaaaagaaaaaaaaaagaaaaaacagaaatgaaaaagaaaacagaaatgaaaaagaaaagaacagaaaatgaaaagaacAGAAAATGATCTCGAAAAAAGAAAACGGCCAAGTGGCCCAACacccgaactgggccggcccgtaccgcgcgcgggggtgtgcggtgcgcggtacgcgccgacctggtcggtgtataggaaatcCGGGATCCACGCCCATACCTCAGGAGGCGGTCGGGTCGCGTGGGTTGGACGCTTTCGGGACAACAATGTTGGGCTGTTCACGTAAAAGAATTATGCTGGGCTGTTTGGGGGCCTTGCAGTTTTGGGCCTTTGCAGGGTTTGAAGAGCACAAGAGCCCCGTTTTGAAGTGCACctaataattttttttattgcCCTAAAAAACCTAATAATTTTATTATCTCATATGAACATTTTAGAATtctatgaaaaataaaaatatatgaacatttttggAACTTGCGAATAAACTTTTTGAACCAAAAAATCTTTTAAACAGACTGGATAATATTTTTTTCAACTTTAGAAATATATTTCATTAAAAAAAACTGGTGCATGTTAATGAACCACATTTAGAACCTCCGGCACTGTATAGGAGCTTCCAGTCCATACTTGACCGGAAATGAAGTTATAATTCGGTTATGCCCATCTCGTTCATACTTGGTCCGCCACAAAATAACGGGTTGAAGGAACATTATTCTCATCGTCTACACCAAAGACGAAGAACTTGAAGACACTACAGAGACCAGTCATCTGATCAAAAGCTCCCCCCGGCTGAGGGTAGTACCTAGATCGCCTCGGGCTGGAGCCCTATGAAAACGTTTCGTGGACCTGCATACATTCTTCAGTTAGCTGAATGATTTGAAAACGCACAAATACTGGAGCTCGGTCCAGTAAACCACTTTCGTTTATGCTTTCTCTTCACGCGTCTGTGAAACAATAATCAGATGCTGAATGAGACAGCTATTCGTTTCCATTTCTCCTATATACACGCGTTAAAGAGCGATACACATGCATGAGATTGTACATATGGGACGGACAGTACACAAAGGTGGATTGATGTACAGATTAGTAAGTAATGCTTATTTACACGCATGCATAATCGGATATCGATCGATGCATGCTCCTGGATCTTCAGGTGAAAGATCTAGGAGTCCTGGTCACTTGCTGCTTGTAGCCCGACATGCATAGCAGTATGTTCGTAGTCGTTCATGTACGCCACCTAGATCTTCAGGTGCTTCAGCCTGCAGTAGATGAGTAGAGTAAAAGCTTCCACATTAGCCGACAGCAGCACGCAActatttctatgaacttcagaaatCTACTGCTTATTAGGCCATGCACGATAACAAATTAGAATTACTTTGGGAGTGCTCTTCAAGAGGGTTCCCTTAGTATGTACCTGTCAGCCTCGTACCCGCCCATGGCGCCGCCGGGGCATCTGTATGCCGGGAAGGGCACCCTGCCAGCTTCTATGCGCTTGACGTCCTCCACGAGCAGCTCGTAGTAGCGCCTGGCCTCGTCGGCGGACTTGTCACCCACGGCGCGCGCGATGTTGTGCCACCGGTCCGGCGTCTCCTTGTCGTACACCGCCAGCGCTTGTTCGAATTGCTTGTTCTGCTTCGCCGTCCACTGCGGCCTCGACGAGTTAACCGACATCGACGCCATCCAAATTCTACACGTATGATCTTTGTTTGAAAGACCTGCTCGATCGGTCTCTGCTGTTCACTAACTGAACTTCCTACTAATCGATCGATGGGTTATAGCTATGTGTGCTGGGCTTGTGCTTGTGAAGAGAAGAGTGTGGAGAGGGGTGGTACTTATAGGATGCCCGTACGTGGTGGAAGTGGAACAAAGGCTAGCTGCAGGTTCTCTTGTGGGCTCAAAGACGGAGACATGGAGAACAAGGCATAAGTGAGGAGAGCCACAGCTGCGAGTGTTCTGAATATTGAGTCCAAGGGAAGTGGAGATCTCTcgactttctatctattctcttcTGGCTCCATCTACGACTTAGCTAGATAAGTATCCTACGCCCGTTCCTTAGATATTGCGTTTGTCAACCGTGACAAGTATCCCCTGGACTTGTCACTGGCCTCAGCCTCAGGACACTGCTCATGTGTACAATCGGAGACCACACGAGCAGATATTCTGACGAATTATTGATGACTGTTCCTGGCTCCCTTCCGCAATAAGGTGGATTAGATCCATTCGTAATCTATCTAACTAGATGTTGTCTAATTTCTTTTCGTTTGGTTAACCAGTATTTGTTCACCTAGGAAATTTGTAAGGATAGAAAAGAAAAATGAGTTCAGCTCAACACAATCGCAACCACAAAACCCGAGAATTACAAGTTCTACAAAAGATACCTGACATGAGTACACAAGGAAATTGAGAAACAAGGACTGAAAGTAAACTCAAAGTCAGCGCATATAGCCTGTCACTTAGCCTGTTTTCTTAATTTGGTTGCAGTACATGTATAATGCTTTCAGTTTACAGTCTAGTTGTAATATATTGAATATGTTGGGACGTTACTCATAAATTTTCGCAGGGGATGGCTGGTGTCTGCTAAGCTATTCTCATGTCAAAATGATCTTATTTCTTGCTAGAAATATCATTAGTCGTCATCCCGATCAGGATATATTTATGTCTTGCAGTTCGATGCAGTGTTGGACATTCTTGCGGAGACtagagttcaaggaaaacaagatTGAATAATTCGATAGAAACAAGCAAAGCCTCTTTTTTCGAAAATAGAATTGAACATCCGGTATCTGGATCCGTCATAACACGCAGCCTAAAGGAAGCCGTGGAAAAATATTTATAATGATGATTCAGATGTTTGTCTTCAGTCTATTTTTTTCAAACTATGTAATACATGACCCTGTTGTATGGTCGCTTCGGTTACGTAGAAatcacaaggtttttaatgacaaaaattcttctctttTGCAGGTTGTTTACCGCGcaacggctttgctccgttcttGGTCGCTACTCCAACGTTTGGAGGATCGCGAACTATGTATGGAGATGTCTACACGATTgagatgcatggaagccggcgacgaagtcgccggtggagggttggagtggccagcccaggatggtcgccgacgtgggggtccgacctgaataaaggtggtggtcctagggtctctcttgcgtgaagaggaagacctaccggaggcctggactcgtgatctagccggagtgttgagttccggaaggctccgccggcgaatgtaacagtgctttttgtctggagtttgctggatcggtggtattcggtcgtgcgcacccatgcttttattccgaccgattggttctggagagagcggcgcgaagctctttttctgtgttgacatcaagtgactatggatccatgatgaaaatcggaagaagagaagttcatgaaggccggagggggggactagctaagggaggttcaagtctccgcgctgttgagggacttgcttggtgttccgggcttcacagcagcggtatgaaagtgggggcgacaatacaggtgaagttcagagtcctacctttcagggtgaaaacccaaggtccgacCTTAaccggttgtgcctggcaatgaccttgttggaggcattgttttgagagcggggactatcttcggggtgaaaacataagatcgttgatcgggcgacgacggtgttagagcactgttcccttcttggaggcgtcgtttttggagagtctgtatttcaggtgttgttttggcggtggatgtattgctgttgttaggcccgagatactgtagcgggacctttgtttcttagttttcttttcctttttttggctgtgtgcatccgtagtgccattagggtggtacgttgttgcagaggctgggtgtaattggtatctttttgatattaatatattccctttatcgaaaaaaaaaagaacacagCGAATGAGTTTAGGCTGTCTGGTAGTATGGAGGTGTATACTACCAACGTGGGTGGTTGTATAATAGGTGTCTTGAGGCTAATTAGGCTGTCCGGGACTATCTAGTATTTTACTTTTTTCGACTTGGAACATTCTTGTTTTCATCTTTTATTTCTttgaacggttgtgtgcatcttagaggctggatgtaatgcttaaaa contains:
- the LOC124662080 gene encoding protein RADIALIS-like 3, translated to MASMSVNSSRPQWTAKQNKQFEQALAVYDKETPDRWHNIARAVGDKSADEARRYYELLVEDVKRIEAGRVPFPAYRCPGGAMGGYEADRLKHLKI